The genomic interval ttcctcctatgatgcacaTTGTCGATATTTGCAttataggaggaatgtttggctaaagactacagccagcagagggagccatttctgcatgttttgaacccacaCATGGGGGATTGGTGATCCCACTCAGAGTTCTgctggcagctacaggcactcatttaaacggagctatgatGACTTAATTTAAAAGACTTAATTTgagtaagtcttttaacttctcaaattaattcctatgaaagttaagcttgcaaaggaatgaactgaaacgtgccagactgaactcgcgttgtgaatgtatgccgcgagtgtagtcgcgattacctcagctctcatcacaagagctcattcagctcatttatctcactccagGGCAgagaagcattctgggaattgtagtttttcatccccatgagacgaATACATTtactgtcttttctcagtctggaacgcaccaaattcaaaaataatttcacatttctactacattgatgacccagtttaaatacagataaatcttcccagcgctgaagtacccctttaagccagtacatgtctgggcccgtctgaagtttgctagagtgCATTAGGATGAtacagaagaggattgggagaatgtcatatggtcagatgaaaacTAAAATAAGAGAAATAATGCTgcgttgcaccatacctactgtgaagcatgggggtgaaaacatcatgctttggggctgtttttctgcaaagggaccaggacgactgatccgtgtaaaggaaagaatgaatggggccatgtatcgtgagattttgagtaaaaccctccttccatcagcaagggcattgaagatgaaacgtaGCTGGGATTTTCAGCATTACAaagatcccaaacacaccgaaGAAGTGGCTtcataagaagcatttcaaggtcctggagtggcctggccagtctccagatctcaaccccatagaaaatctttggagggagttcaaaatgtgttgcccagcgacagccccaaaacatcactgttCTAGAGGAGATCttcatggaggaatgggccaaactaccagcaacagtgtgtaaaaaccttacAGAATatgtatataacaaagtattgagattaactttttttattgaccaaatacttattttgaaccataatttgtaataaattcttttaaaaaaatcagataatgtgattttctggattttttaattctcattctgtctctcatagttgaagtgtacatatgatgaaaattacaagcctctctcatctttttaagtgggagaacttgcacaattggtggctgactaaatacttgtTTGCCCCACTGTAAGTAACTTGATACTTCAGATAATTATTGTATCAGTTACATCTTTACACCAGTAGGTGGTGACATTGAATCAGGGAGTCATtaaaaaatgctgattcatccagtaatgacattttttataagcgagtcattgaatcattaattcaaacatataattatttaatttgtattaattaattCAGAATCATGGGAGAATCtctattttaatcaaaaataacCAATGATCTATTTGGTCTTCAGATATCTGCTGCCATCATGTCTAAACAAATAGAGAACTTGAAaatttcaccccaaaaaataCATTCTGTCACCATTTACTTACCCTGAAATCATTCCAATCCTGACCTTCTTtagaagatattttgaggaatactggTAAAATGTCAATTAACACTGCCTTCTATTCTATGAAAAAAACGGAGACATTTCATATCTTTTTGGTTTCACAGAAAAAAGTAATAGTTGAGTCCCAAAATAGATAAATAGCCCTGGATAAAATGGAGTAGGCACTTTTGAGGAAAAGTACTTTGTGTTTTTTCTATATGATTTTTACGTGCTGAATCCATTTCTGCCATATAACAAGTTGTAAACATTACTGTTTTGgcataaacaataaaaacaaaatggctgcccaaaaacaaacaattttttttaatgcatttattgcagattaaacatTAATCATTAGAACAAACTCTGCATTCTCAGAATATTGAAATATGTAAACAATGAAAAAACAACATTAACGATTAAAGGGACAGTTTTTAATGTTTGAATGGCTGCTGGAACTCAAATTTCTCAATATCAAGTAATAATACTGTGATAACAGCTATTCCAAAAGAAGTATCATTGGACTTTCTGCATTTGCAAGATGCAGTGCATGGTTTAGTTTAGGGGTGACCCAGAATAGTCAAAGATTCGAtacatcgatatgcggagcctgattcgaccaccgatctcacggtcgaatcttcacgccacgggtgttatgaaacgaggatcataccattttggcaatatgggggtgctcaatattttaaagacgtgttgcggcgctgagctgagcatcggtgtgcgacccctttaagggcgctgaacttcgcaccgcgcctttcaaattagaacacgttcaagAAGTGTACAcacattcagcgcctgtccgcggccactcgggaagttgtttaaaatcctgctgcaccacagagcgctttcgtgcagctcatctgtcagtcaattcaaaattgagctcgcgtgagatcctgaggcgcgcggggctgagcttcgcgtatGTCTTGTAAACGagctcaaagtgttcttttcctctctaggcaggtatttttttaggtttatttatcaaaatgttcttttatatatttgtatgatgttctgtatttcgatcgcggctttaacatgttatgagaaaacggtttattaatgtttatccaccacattaccttttaggctatttaaacctaaataagaaagccattgtcagcagggttgccaggttttcgcaacaaaaccagcccaatggccaatcaaaaatagcccaaaagtagcccaatggccaatccaactagcccaaaactagcccaataccaaaaaatctaaatataacaCTCCAATACACATTTTATGGTAGTGTTATGCACTACACACCATTTATACTAAAAGATAACTGTATAAGTAATTATAAACAGtctattttcataaataaaaccaTCTTACCTTAAGATTGACAGCTGATGAACCAAATCCTTCAGTGGATCGTggtaatcctttttttttttggaactaTTTAAATTAACTATTTACACATGTATAGTCTTTTCTGATGCTACTCTTCTCCTTCCTGCTCCTTGTCATACATGTTTGTATTGAACAAGGCCAGCATCTCTTTTGTTGGTTCGAACTGATGGCAGCAGATTCCATGTCTTTGCATGAAGGCTCGAATGCGAAGGATGTTCTCCAGAAGGGTGTCCTTCATTCTGCTGCGCAGTTTTGTCTTGATCAAATTCATCTCAGAAAATGTGCGTTCAACCGCTGCATTGCTGAATGGCAATGCCAGCAGCGAAAGAGCAAATGACCCAAGTTCATAAAAATCTTGGTCCCCAGCAGCATCCCTGTGATTTTTCACGTCAATCCAGAACTTCTCCAATTGGCAGTCCTCTGTGTATTCCCATGCCAATGTGTCCAGGACTCTCCATTGCTGATCAAGCTTTGCAAGATCTCCAGTGTACAGACAAAGAAATGACATAGAGGCCAACTGAGGTTTTTTCTGGCTGTTTAGCACTACGGATGGGCTCAGTGACACAAGAGACTGAAGCTGCTGCATATTGGTTGTCAAACGTTTTTTGATTTGCTTGACAAATTCAAGCAGGTATTCTTTGCATCGATGTTTAATGTTCTCTGCATCGGATATGGGAAGCTTTACATTATCCAGCTCGATTTGGAACTGTAGGCCATAGTCAACTGCAGAGAGAGGCAGATGGGCGCTTTCTGTGGCCACGTCAAAGTCAATAATCTCGGACCACTGAGTCATGTCTGCCAGGTTGATTTTTGCAACTCTTCTGAGTAGGTTCAGGTAGAACGTGATCAGTTCATTGAAGAGCTTGCATGGGTTTGCATTTTCCAGCTGAAACATTTTATTCACTCGGTTCGCTTCTTGCACGATAGGCTGCAGAAACACTAAATACAGCTTGTTGACTGGATCGGAGTACATTTGATACAGGATCTCCGCGTTGTAGTTCCTGTCCTTATCTTTGGCAAGCTGGAAGTGTAGTTTTAATTCATCATATTGAGCCAGCACCCTATTGAGACATGCACTAACAGACAGCCATCTAGTGTCTGAAAGCTGGAGGATTTTTAGCGGTGCTTCTCCGACATTGATTGCTGCATACAGTTGCTGGTAGTTTTGCTGACGGATGGTGCTATGTGAAAACCAGGCGTATGTTTGTGAAATCTGGTATTCAACATTTCTTGGTAAAACACGCATTGCGTATGATGAGCACAGTTGAATTGAGTGACACGCACATTTCACAAACACAAAGTTGGGGTTGTGCTGACGAAATTTTGTGACAACTGAATTGTGTTGTCCACACATTGCGTTGCATCCATCAGTTGCGAGCCCGATGCATCGTTTTGGACAAAGCTTGTTCTCTTGCAGAAAGTTGAGCAACGCTTCTGTTAATGACGCCGCATCTCCGCCATCCAAATGAACAATCCCAGCAAAAGATG from Pseudorasbora parva isolate DD20220531a chromosome 3, ASM2467924v1, whole genome shotgun sequence carries:
- the LOC137071637 gene encoding protein FAM200A-like translates to MPPKSGKWSKYGKKYSKEWEREDGIKEWIQRVTGDDTKAFCKYCKAEIRAHHSDLLHHSKTEKHVRNAAPFSSVRMRTLFDSGITAVKIDQTVKVTELKLAAHIACHSSILTVDHLGELVGEIAQRDIRLHRTKCSALIKQVIGPEIQWELLKDIGEELYSLIIDESTDMGMHKQFAVVVRYCSTNLQRIVSSFAGIVHLDGGDAASLTEALLNFLQENKLCPKRCIGLATDGCNAMCGQHNSVVTKFRQHNPNFVFVKCACHSIQLCSSYAMRVLPRNVEYQISQTYAWFSHSTIRQQNYQQLYAAINVGEAPLKILQLSDTRWLSVSACLNRVLAQYDELKLHFQLAKDKDRNYNAEILYQMYSDPVNKLYLVFLQPIVQEANRVNKMFQLENANPCKLFNELITFYLNLLRRVAKINLADMTQWSEIIDFDVATESAHLPLSAVDYGLQFQIELDNVKLPISDAENIKHRCKEYLLEFVKQIKKRLTTNMQQLQSLVSLSPSVVLNSQKKPQLASMSFLCLYTGDLAKLDQQWRVLDTLAWEYTEDCQLEKFWIDVKNHRDAAGDQDFYELGSFALSLLALPFSNAAVERTFSEMNLIKTKLRSRMKDTLLENILRIRAFMQRHGICCHQFEPTKEMLALFNTNMYDKEQEGEE